Proteins encoded by one window of Macaca mulatta isolate MMU2019108-1 chromosome 10, T2T-MMU8v2.0, whole genome shotgun sequence:
- the LOC114670456 gene encoding uncharacterized protein LOC114670456, which produces MRAAAVLRAAARHYSPSPGEMVSTCTPMAAADAERAGSATGGVERQRPGDSSTALPSPSARRLRTRTPPHAQPCVRAPHGAHVPETQASGRGTGIPEAPRPPDAAVFASTFYMSCTVLGAEDTAVKESDLLPDLTESTYQETGNHFSLKS; this is translated from the exons ATGCGCGCGGCGGCGGTACTCCGGGCCGCCGCGCGCCACTACTCACCGTCTCCTGGGGAGATGGTTTCCACCTGCACTCCCATGGCGGCGGCGGACGCTGAGCGGGCGGGCAGCGCGACGGGCGGCGTGGAGCGACAGCGACCTGGCGACAGTTCCACGGCTCTCCCTAGTCCCTCGGCTCGTCGCCTGCGCACGCGCACGCCCCCTCACGCCCAGCCCTGCGTGCGCGCCCCACACGGCGCGCACGTCCCGGAAACCCAGGCCTCCGGAAGAGGGACCGGAATCCCGGAAGCCCCGAGGCCTCCGGATGCAGCTGTGTTTGCCAG CACCTTCTATATGTCATGTACTGTCCTTGGTgctgaggatacagcagtgaagGAGTCAGACCTACTCCCTGACCTCACAGAGTCTACGTATCAG GAGACAGGGAATCATTTCAGTCTGAAGTCATAA